Sequence from the Rhizomicrobium sp. genome:
CCCGCAAAACAACGTCACCATCCGGTCTTGCTGGCCAAGCGGATTATAGCTGCGGAATGCATCGCGTACCTGCGTGTCCGTCGCCGTTGCCGGATCGATGATCGTCAGCACATCGGCGTATGCACCGTTCAACCATTCGGCAAGACGCTTCTGATATTCGCCCTGTGGTGCGAGACGGAGGCTTTCCAGTGTTGGCGTCGGCGCGCCGCTCTCATCAATCAAGTCCAACGCCTGCAGAGCGTACAAGGTCCGTGGGCGGAGACTTTCGGTGATCCCGACACGCCCAAGCACGTCCGCCGTGATCGGCGTTCCCAGACCCCTACTGCGATAGCGGGTGATGATCTCCAACACCGCGGAGGGCGGAGCATAGGGGCCCGAACGGTCGGCAGTAACGGCCATGGCAGTGACACTCTGTTTCGACTACAGCGGAAACGTACCAGAAGTTACGAAAAAATCAATATTCGTTCCCGTACAATTTCTGCCACGAATATTCCATAGTAACTCATTGTAATATATACATTTTACTTTTTGTCTTTGAGACATTCACGGAAACGTGCGATATCATTTTGAACGGATGAATAAAATTGCAGCGGTGTTTCTCTCCCCTAGGTTGCCAATTTGTTTGCGACTCCTCGCCGCCGTATCGGCCAAAATTAATCTTTCAAGCGATTGCTTTTACTAGCTAGGAAGTGGAAGCGAAAGAGAAATTCCTTGGCTCATCGGCGCTGGACGGACAGTATAAAAGCTGCCAGAAATTGTCGGGTGACAACGTTATCAATATCTATGAAACCGTACTCGTCCAATCCGATTTACTATTGTGACGCCGAAACTCAGCGCTGGACATACAGCACGCGTGTCGCCTCAGACCGACCGCCACATTTCCAGTTCATCGTAGAACAGCCCGTCGATCTTCATCGAACGCGGCTTGCGGCCGGTGATCGTGAAGCCGTGGCGCTCGTATAATCGGATGGCGCGGGCGTTTTCGGATTCGACCGTCAGAACAAGCTGTTCCGCCCTGCCCTTCGCGTAGTCGATGAAGTTCGTCATCAGCGCGTCGGCGGTCCCCGAGCCGCGCGCGGCCGCGCGGACATACATCGCGCCCAGATGGGCGACATGCGCCGTCTTCTTCGAAGTGGCCTCCGTCGAGAAGGCGTTGATGCCCGCGAGCGCGCCATCGACAAAGGCGCCGAACCAGACGCGCGTATCCGTCCAGTCGCGCCAGCGCGCGATCGGATAGGCGCCCTCGACATCGGGATCGGCACTGAACGCGGTCGGGTGCAGGCGCAGCGCTTCGAGCCGGATGTCGCGCAGCGCCTGTGCATCGTCGGCGGTCAGGCGGCGGACGCTCACGTGGACGTGCCGCCGAAGCGCGCCCGCCATTGCGCGACCTGCTCGTCGGTGATCTTGGCGAACAGCACCGGCGGCGGATCGATCGGCTGGCCGGGTTCGAGCTGGCCGAGGAAGCGCGCCATCGGCTCGTCCGGCCAGGGGACGATCGGCGGCGCGGCCATGATCGCCTGGTGGATGTGGCGCGCGATGGTCGGCATCACCGGCCAGCACAGATGGCCCAGCAAGTGCACGAGGTTGAGGCCCATGCGGACGCCCGCCGCGGCGCGGTCGCGGTCGGTCTTGATCGCGGTCCAGGGCGCGGCCCGCGTGATGTATTCGTTGGCGACGACGCAGATCGCGCGCAGCTCGGCGAGCGCCTTGCGGAATTCGCAATTCTCCAGATAATCCGTGTACTGAGCGATCAGCGCGTCGAGCTCGGCGCAGACGGCGGCTTCCTCCGGCCCATAGGCGCCCTCGCCCGGCACCTTGGCGTCGAACTTGGACGCGCAGTATTTGGTGATCCGGTTGACGAAATTGCCCAGGACGTCGTTGAGGTCCTTGTTGATGACGCCGGCGAAATGTTCCCAGGTGAAGTTGGTGTCCGAACTCTCCGGCGCGTTCGCCATCAGGTAATAGCGCCAGTAGTCGGCCGGCAGGATGTCGAGCGCGCCGTCCATGAAGATGCCGCGCTTGCCGGAGGTCGAGAACTTGCCGCCGTCGTAATTGATGTAGTTGAAGCCCTTCAGCCGGTCGACCTTGTGCCAGGGCTCGGCGGTGCCCAGGATCATCGCGGGGAAGATGATGGTGTGGAAGGGCACGTTGTCCTTGCCCATGAACTCGACATAGGTGACGTCCTTGGCGTCGTACCACCAGCTTCGCCACGCCGCGTCGTCGAGCTGGTTCTTGTCGGCCCATTCCTTGGTGGCGGCGATGTATTCGATCGGCGCGTCGAACCAGACGTAGAACACCTTGCCCTTGAGCGCGCCGTCGGCGATGTCGTCGGGTACGGGAAAGCCCCATTCCAGGTCGCGGGTGATGCCGCGGTCCTGCAGGCCCTCGTCCAGCCATTTGTTGGCGATGGAGCTGACGAGCACCGGCCAGTCGTTCCGGTGGCCGGCGATCCAGGCGCGCAGTTCGTCGACGAATTTCGACTGCTTGAGGAACAGATGCACGCTGTCGCGGATCTCGATGTCCTTGGCGCCGGAGACCGCCGAGCGCGGGTCGATCAGGTCGACCGGATCGAGCACCCGGGTGCAGTTCTCGCACTGGTCGCCGCGGGCGCGGTCATAGCCGCAATGCGGACAGGTGCCGATGACATAGCGGTCGGGCAGGAAGCGGCCGTCGGTCGCCGAATAGGCCTGCTTGGTGGTGCGCACGTCGAGATGGCCGTTGGCCCACAGCCGGCGCGCGAAATGCCAGGTCAGCTCGCGGTTCTGGCCCGAGGAGGAGCGGCCGAAATGGTCCCAGGAGAGGCCGAAGCGGGCGCCGAGATCGGCCTGCACCGCGTGCCATTTGTCGCAATATTCGGCGACGGGGATGCCGTCCTCGGCGGCGGCGAGCTCGATGGGCGCGCCGTGCTCGTCGGTGGCGCAGATCGCCAGCGTCTCATAGCCCCTGGCCCGGCAGAAGCGGGCATAGACGTCCGCCGGCAGCATCGAGCCGACGAGGTTGCCCAGATGCTTGACGCCGTTGACGGACGGGATGGCGGAGGTGATGAGGACGCGTTTCATGGCCGGCTCGAAAAGGGCGCGCAGATTAGCGGGATGCGCGGGCGCGTCCACCCTTAAGGGGGCGGGGCGGCAATGCAAAGGTCGCGGCGGCGGCCGCCGGCCGGCTTGCCTAGGCGGCGCGATCTCAGTATCCCGGGGACGCCGGCCGGCTTAGCTCAGTTGGTAGAGCACCTGATTTGTAATCAGGGGGTCACAGGTTCGAGTCCTGTAGCCGGCACCGTTTTATTCAATATATTCAACTATTTAATCGGCAGTCCACATCTGGCGCATAATCCGACGCAGATTTTATGCGCAATTTATCTGCAACTCAAAATGCCCGCAGACCCACTAGGAAGGCGCAGGAGAGGCGTTGTTTCCGGCCCTCCTTGGATAGCTTCGCGCCGCCAACCACGCGCCAGAGCGCGGGCTTGCGAGTCGGCGACGGCAGCTCGACCGGCGTCACGCGGCCGAGCGCGCGCCGACGGCAATCTGACCGATGAAGTAGCCTCCGTGCGCCGCCGAAAAATACGTGAACTGGTTCATGGTCCGCGCATAGGTCTCGTTCGTCACGAAGACCTGCATGGTGGCCCCGTTGGTATCCACGATCACGCAATTGGCTTGGTTGTTGGTGATCACCTGGAGCCCGCGGTTAGACCAAGCTTCATAGGCAAGATGGTCGGAAGATGCATTGCCGAAAAGCGTGAGCTTCGGACGCAGGACGTTCAGAAAGCCAAAGTCACGATCTGAGTGGCGGCCATGATGAGGTGCGACGAGAAGATCGACGTCTTCGACATCGGCGCGATGATTGGCGAGGATGTGTTCCCAGGTATCGTCATGGGAGTCACCGGCGATGATGATCCGGCCCGCCGCCGACTTATACAAAATCACATATGAGCTGTCGTTGTGCTCACCCCTCTCGTTGGCACTCGCAATCAGCGCCTTCGTCGGCGCGAGAATGTGGAGGCCATCGCCGCCGGTGCCGCTGTCGTCTTCGTTCCAGTACTTGCCGCGGTCACCGGCATGAAGGGTGAGGCGCCTGGGCGCGCTCACCAAAGTGCCGTCGCGCAGCGATTTGTAGAAGTCCCAATCATCCTCACGGAACGGTGCGTTATTTCCGAACGGCTTGTCTTCGCAGGTGTTCTGCGTGTCCCAGAAATTGTAGACCGGGAACGCCTCGAAGACATCCTTGATGCCGTCCATGTGATCCATGTCGGGATGCGTCAGGAGGAACCTGAAGATGCTCTTGATCCCGCGACGCCGCATGTACTCGATCGGGTTCACAGGAAATTCCTTCTGCCCAAAATTCCCTTTCGGAGACTGGCGCGCGGCCTCCGCCCTCAGAAACTTGGTCAGCTCATTGTCTTGCGCGGAATAATCGTGCCGCGCGTTGCAGACGTCGATCACGGTTACATGACCGTTCGGATGCTCAATGATGGAGCAGTCGCCCTGCTTGACGTTCAAGAAGTGAAAAATACCCATTACCCAAATCCTTTCTGGTTAGTTTCCCGCGCCTTTCTGCGCGAGGACGGTGGTTACAAATCGATGGCCGCTGACATTTGCGGCTCTTGTGGCGAGCGCCCATTGGAGGACGAGGACGATGACGTAGATGGCGGCCGTCTTGATCGGCATGGTCACGGCGGCGGCGGCGCCCAGGATCACGACCAGGATCAGCGAGATGAAGGAATAGTCGCGGGCGAACAGGAATTTGCGATGCACATGCTCGATGACCGGATGGCTGGCGATCGTCCGATACAGGCGATACCAGAGAGCGTTCTGCTCCTTCCGTTCGGTGGGCAGCGGACCGAACGCGGTCGATAGCGCGGCCATGTCGACGCGCGGATCACGAGGGCCATACCGTGAAAAGGCTTCGGAGCCCGGATACGGGAACCGCCAACGCAGAAAGACCATCCGGGCCTTCAATTCGTCGCCGATCTGCGCGTTGAGAATTCCGGTCAATACGACGCCCACGCCAGCCGGCAATGCCGACATCCAGCCCGTCGCCAGGGCGATCCAGTCTCCGACCGTGATCGCCATCGCGTGTTCCACCAAATAGAAGGCCGCCGCGTTCAGTGCGAGCACGGCGAACAAGCTCTTGGCATTGTTTTCGTTGAGCGTTTGACTGCCGACTGCTGCTTCTGCCACGGGATGCCCCAAAAACAATAAGGCGGAACACCAGAATCAATGCCCTG
This genomic interval carries:
- a CDS encoding GNAT family N-acetyltransferase, coding for MSVRRLTADDAQALRDIRLEALRLHPTAFSADPDVEGAYPIARWRDWTDTRVWFGAFVDGALAGINAFSTEATSKKTAHVAHLGAMYVRAAARGSGTADALMTNFIDYAKGRAEQLVLTVESENARAIRLYERHGFTITGRKPRSMKIDGLFYDELEMWRSV
- the metG gene encoding methionine--tRNA ligase codes for the protein MKRVLITSAIPSVNGVKHLGNLVGSMLPADVYARFCRARGYETLAICATDEHGAPIELAAAEDGIPVAEYCDKWHAVQADLGARFGLSWDHFGRSSSGQNRELTWHFARRLWANGHLDVRTTKQAYSATDGRFLPDRYVIGTCPHCGYDRARGDQCENCTRVLDPVDLIDPRSAVSGAKDIEIRDSVHLFLKQSKFVDELRAWIAGHRNDWPVLVSSIANKWLDEGLQDRGITRDLEWGFPVPDDIADGALKGKVFYVWFDAPIEYIAATKEWADKNQLDDAAWRSWWYDAKDVTYVEFMGKDNVPFHTIIFPAMILGTAEPWHKVDRLKGFNYINYDGGKFSTSGKRGIFMDGALDILPADYWRYYLMANAPESSDTNFTWEHFAGVINKDLNDVLGNFVNRITKYCASKFDAKVPGEGAYGPEEAAVCAELDALIAQYTDYLENCEFRKALAELRAICVVANEYITRAAPWTAIKTDRDRAAAGVRMGLNLVHLLGHLCWPVMPTIARHIHQAIMAAPPIVPWPDEPMARFLGQLEPGQPIDPPPVLFAKITDEQVAQWRARFGGTST
- a CDS encoding DUF5343 domain-containing protein, with translation MAVTADRSGPYAPPSAVLEIITRYRSRGLGTPITADVLGRVGITESLRPRTLYALQALDLIDESGAPTPTLESLRLAPQGEYQKRLAEWLNGAYADVLTIIDPATATDTQVRDAFRSYNPLGQQDRMVTLFCGLYAAAGIRPEKSPAPRTTPTAKPRGRAVSTPAIKSSSFVAAGREKSHIQSNMPPALAGLMASIPQDGKGWTKATRDKFVALFGATLDFSIPIITQAEADKENSGSA